Proteins encoded in a region of the Streptomyces liliiviolaceus genome:
- the fmt gene encoding methionyl-tRNA formyltransferase: protein MKLVFAGTPEVAVPALDALIASGRHEVAAVVTRPDAPAGRGRRLVASPVAQRAEEAGIEVLKPGRPRDEDFLARLREIAPDCCPVVAYGALLPRVALDIPAHGWVNLHFSLLPAWRGAAPVQHAVMAGDEITGASTFLIEEGLDSGPVYGTVTEEVRATDTSGDLLTRLAFAGSGLLAATMDGIEDGTLKAVPQPADGVTLAPKISVEDAHVDWAAPALRVDRVVRGCTPSPGSWTVFRGERLKLIQVVPVPERTDLAPGALAVGKNNVYVGTGSYAVELLWVQAQGKKPMRAADWARGVRIASGEVVGG, encoded by the coding sequence ATGAAGCTCGTCTTCGCCGGTACCCCCGAGGTCGCCGTTCCCGCTCTGGACGCCCTGATCGCCTCCGGGCGGCACGAGGTGGCCGCCGTCGTCACGCGGCCCGACGCGCCGGCCGGACGGGGGCGCAGGCTTGTCGCGAGCCCCGTCGCCCAGCGCGCCGAGGAGGCCGGGATCGAGGTGCTCAAGCCCGGCCGGCCGCGGGACGAGGACTTCCTCGCGCGGCTGAGGGAGATCGCCCCGGACTGCTGCCCCGTCGTGGCCTACGGAGCGCTGCTGCCCCGGGTCGCGCTCGACATCCCCGCGCACGGCTGGGTCAACCTGCACTTCTCGCTGCTGCCCGCCTGGCGCGGGGCGGCGCCCGTGCAGCACGCCGTCATGGCCGGGGACGAGATCACCGGGGCGTCCACGTTCCTCATCGAGGAGGGGCTCGACTCCGGGCCGGTGTACGGGACCGTCACCGAGGAGGTGCGGGCCACCGACACCAGCGGGGATCTGCTGACGCGGCTCGCCTTCGCCGGGTCCGGGCTGCTCGCGGCGACGATGGACGGGATCGAGGACGGCACGCTGAAGGCCGTGCCGCAGCCGGCGGACGGGGTCACCCTGGCTCCGAAGATCAGCGTCGAGGACGCGCATGTCGACTGGGCCGCGCCCGCGCTCCGGGTCGACCGGGTCGTACGGGGGTGCACGCCCTCGCCCGGGTCGTGGACCGTCTTCCGCGGGGAGCGGTTGAAGCTGATCCAGGTCGTGCCGGTTCCCGAGCGGACGGATCTCGCGCCGGGGGCGTTGGCGGTCGGGAAGAACAATGTGTACGTCGGTACCGGGTCGTATGCCGTCGAGTTGTTGTGGGTGCAGGCGCAGGGGAAGAAGCCGATGCGGGCGGCTGACTGGGCCCGGGGGGTTCGGATCGCCTCCGGCGAGGTGGTGGGGGGCTGA
- the metK gene encoding methionine adenosyltransferase translates to MSRRLFTSESVTEGHPDKIADQISDTILDALLREDPSSRVAVETLITTGLVHVAGEVTTKAYAPIAQLVRDKILDIGYDSSKKGFDGASCGVSVSIGSQSPDIAQGVDTAYEKRVEGDEDELDKQGAGDQGLMFGYATDETPELMPLPIHLAHRLARRLSEVRKNGTIPYLRPDGKTQVTIEYDGDKAVRLDTVVVSSQHASDIDLDSLLAPDIREFVVEPELKALLDDGIKLETEGYRLLVNPTGRFEIGGPMGDAGLTGRKIIIDTYGGMARHGGGAFSGKDPSKVDRSAAYAMRWVAKNVVAAGLASRCEVQVAYAIGKAEPVGLFVETFGTAKVDAEKIESAISEVFDLRPAAIIRDLDLLRPIYSKTAAYGHFGRALPEFTWEKTDRVDALRKAAGL, encoded by the coding sequence GTGTCCCGTCGCCTGTTCACCTCGGAGTCCGTGACCGAGGGTCACCCCGACAAGATCGCTGACCAGATCAGCGACACCATCCTCGACGCGCTTCTGCGTGAGGACCCGTCTTCCCGGGTCGCCGTCGAGACACTGATCACGACCGGCCTCGTACACGTGGCCGGCGAGGTCACGACCAAGGCCTACGCGCCGATCGCGCAGCTCGTGCGCGACAAGATCCTCGACATCGGCTACGACTCCTCGAAGAAGGGCTTCGACGGCGCGTCCTGTGGCGTGTCCGTGTCGATCGGCTCTCAGTCCCCGGACATCGCGCAGGGCGTCGACACCGCGTACGAGAAGCGGGTCGAGGGCGACGAGGACGAGCTCGACAAGCAGGGCGCCGGCGACCAGGGCCTGATGTTCGGCTACGCGACGGACGAGACCCCGGAGCTGATGCCGCTCCCGATCCACCTCGCGCACCGCCTCGCGCGCCGCCTCTCCGAGGTCCGCAAGAACGGCACGATCCCCTACCTGCGCCCCGACGGCAAGACGCAGGTCACCATCGAGTACGACGGCGACAAGGCGGTCCGGCTGGACACCGTCGTCGTCTCCTCGCAGCACGCGTCGGACATCGACCTGGACTCGCTGCTCGCGCCCGACATCCGCGAGTTCGTGGTGGAGCCCGAGCTGAAGGCGCTCCTGGACGACGGCATCAAGCTGGAGACCGAGGGTTACCGCCTCCTGGTCAACCCGACCGGCCGCTTCGAGATCGGCGGCCCGATGGGCGACGCCGGCCTGACCGGCCGCAAGATCATCATCGACACCTACGGCGGTATGGCCCGCCACGGTGGCGGCGCGTTCTCCGGCAAGGACCCGTCCAAGGTCGACCGCTCCGCCGCGTACGCGATGCGGTGGGTCGCCAAGAACGTCGTCGCGGCGGGCCTTGCCTCCCGCTGCGAGGTCCAGGTCGCCTACGCGATCGGCAAGGCCGAGCCTGTCGGCCTCTTCGTCGAGACCTTCGGCACCGCCAAGGTGGACGCGGAGAAGATCGAGTCGGCCATCTCCGAGGTCTTCGACCTCCGCCCGGCCGCTATCATCCGCGACCTCGACCTGCTGCGGCCGATCTACTCCAAGACCGCCGCGTACGGCCACTTCGGGCGCGCGCTGCCCGAGTTCACGTGGGAGAAGACGGACCGCGTGGACGCCCTGCGCAAGGCGGCGGGGCTCTAG
- a CDS encoding MMPL family transporter, with protein MVGLWLVLLVVMAPFAQKLTDAQDNDAASWLPGSAESTQVLQTSEDFRPEQLPAIVVYARADGLTAQDQVRIARDVRELKELSEHGIRGAETRGPVFDRRPAPRAAQVSVPITMDEKGWERIAPAVDAIRADVGESGDGLAVHITGPGGTSADFSEAFEGIDSTLLFSAMAVVIVMLLLTYRSPTLLIVPLIGVVAALFTAQALVYLLAEHAGLTVNGQSAGILTVLVFGAGTDYALLLVARYREELRRHEDRHEAMALALHRAGPAVVASGATVVLSMLVLLAAEMNSTRGLGPVAAIGVAVALVAMLTLFPALLVICGRWIFWPVVPHFGSEDPTERGVWARMGNRFSHRPRLVWVITAATLALLSLGLIQLRAEGISNADSFTDKPDSIIGQEVSARYFPAGSGDPLVVISDREQAEEVGRAVADTRGVVPDSLGLPPGTKPEFEGKVLFEATMTAPADSEAAKRTVERVRDAVHAVPDANARVGGGTAALLDMDRATTHDNILIIPLVLLVVLLILCALLRALIAPLLLIGTVVLSFAAALGISALAFRHVFDYAGETTDFPLFVFVFLVALGIDYNIFLTTRIREEAARQGTRPGVVTGLAATGAVITSAGLVLAGTFAALGTLPMVAFAEIGFTVALGVLLDTFIVRSVLVTSLFLDVGPKIWWPNRLAHETGAPVAGPPTPAAPSAPATPVAEPPAEPASRPGSPSE; from the coding sequence GTGGTGGGACTGTGGCTGGTGCTGCTCGTGGTCATGGCGCCCTTCGCGCAGAAGCTCACCGACGCCCAGGACAACGACGCCGCCTCCTGGCTGCCCGGTTCCGCCGAGTCGACCCAAGTCCTGCAGACCTCCGAGGACTTCAGGCCGGAACAGCTCCCCGCGATCGTCGTGTACGCCCGCGCCGACGGCCTCACCGCACAGGACCAGGTACGGATCGCCCGGGACGTACGGGAGCTCAAGGAACTGAGCGAGCACGGCATCCGCGGCGCGGAGACCCGTGGCCCCGTGTTCGACCGGAGGCCGGCCCCGCGGGCGGCCCAGGTCTCCGTGCCGATCACGATGGACGAGAAGGGCTGGGAGCGCATCGCGCCCGCGGTCGACGCCATCCGTGCGGACGTCGGCGAGAGCGGGGACGGCCTCGCCGTGCACATCACGGGCCCGGGCGGTACGTCGGCCGACTTCTCCGAGGCCTTCGAGGGCATCGACTCCACCCTGCTGTTCTCCGCGATGGCCGTCGTCATCGTGATGCTGCTGCTCACCTACCGCAGCCCGACCCTGCTGATCGTGCCGCTGATCGGGGTGGTCGCCGCGCTGTTCACCGCGCAGGCGCTGGTCTATCTGCTCGCGGAACACGCGGGACTGACCGTCAACGGGCAGAGCGCGGGCATCCTCACGGTGCTCGTCTTCGGCGCGGGGACGGACTACGCCCTGCTCCTGGTGGCCCGCTACCGGGAGGAGCTGCGCCGCCACGAGGACCGCCACGAGGCCATGGCGCTGGCCCTGCACCGGGCGGGCCCGGCCGTCGTCGCGTCCGGTGCCACCGTCGTCCTGAGCATGCTGGTGCTGCTCGCCGCCGAGATGAACTCGACGCGCGGCCTCGGCCCGGTGGCCGCCATCGGCGTCGCCGTGGCACTGGTCGCGATGCTGACGCTCTTCCCGGCCCTGCTGGTGATCTGCGGCCGCTGGATCTTCTGGCCGGTCGTCCCGCACTTCGGCTCCGAGGACCCGACCGAGCGCGGTGTCTGGGCGCGGATGGGCAACCGCTTCTCGCACCGCCCGCGGCTGGTCTGGGTCATCACGGCGGCGACGCTCGCGCTGCTGTCGCTGGGGCTGATCCAGCTGCGCGCGGAGGGCATCAGCAACGCCGACTCCTTCACCGACAAACCCGACTCGATCATCGGCCAGGAGGTGTCCGCGCGGTACTTCCCGGCGGGCAGCGGCGATCCGCTCGTCGTCATCAGCGACCGCGAACAGGCCGAGGAGGTCGGGCGGGCGGTCGCGGACACCCGCGGGGTCGTACCGGACTCCCTTGGCCTGCCGCCCGGCACGAAACCGGAGTTCGAGGGCAAGGTGCTCTTCGAGGCGACCATGACCGCCCCGGCGGACAGCGAGGCCGCCAAACGGACGGTGGAGCGGGTACGGGACGCCGTGCACGCGGTACCGGACGCGAACGCCCGGGTGGGTGGCGGTACGGCGGCTCTGCTGGACATGGACAGGGCGACGACCCACGACAACATCCTGATCATCCCGCTGGTGCTGCTCGTGGTGCTGCTGATCCTGTGCGCCCTGCTCCGCGCCCTGATCGCCCCGCTGCTCCTGATCGGCACGGTGGTGCTGTCCTTCGCCGCCGCGCTGGGGATCAGCGCGCTCGCGTTCCGGCACGTCTTCGACTACGCGGGCGAGACGACCGACTTCCCGCTGTTCGTCTTCGTCTTCCTGGTGGCGCTGGGCATCGACTACAACATCTTCCTGACCACCCGCATCCGCGAGGAGGCAGCCCGCCAGGGCACGCGGCCGGGCGTGGTCACGGGCCTCGCCGCCACCGGCGCGGTCATCACGTCGGCGGGCCTGGTCCTGGCGGGCACGTTCGCGGCCCTGGGGACGCTGCCGATGGTCGCCTTCGCCGAGATCGGGTTCACGGTCGCCCTCGGCGTACTGCTCGACACGTTCATCGTGCGCTCGGTCCTCGTGACGTCCCTGTTCCTGGACGTGGGCCCGAAGATCTGGTGGCCGAACCGGCTGGCCCACGAGACCGGAGCCCCTGTGGCCGGCCCGCCGACACCTGCCGCGCCCTCCGCTCCCGCCACGCCCGTCGCGGAGCCCCCGGCGGAGCCGGCCTCACGGCCGGGAAGCCCGTCGGAATAG
- a CDS encoding primosomal protein N' has translation MSSDDGQTGGGADGAPPEQLALIRDAVRKAPRAKPRTWRGAAVAQHLPVARVLVDKGVLHLDRYFDYAVPAELDADAQPGVRVRVRFGAGRHRVREGRREGGGLIDGFLVERLAESDYSGPLAALAQVVSPEIVLSEESLGLARAVADRYAGSLADVLQLAVPPRNARAEGKPSPEPLPVPEAPAVGSWARYPRGPAFIESLAGGGVPRAVWNALPGPGWAEELARAVAATLASGRGALVVVPDGRAVSRVDAALTSVLGEGRHAVLTAEAGPEKRYRQWLAVRRGSVRAVVGTRAAMFAPVRDLGLVVIWDDGDGSHSEPHAPQPHAREVLLLRAAHDKCAFLLGSWSCTVEAAQLVESGWAAPIVAERERVRAAAPLVRTVGDQDLARDEAARAARLPTLAWQAVREGLKSGPVLVQVPRRGYVPRMACAQCRAPARCRHCAGPLEGQDAGGLQCGWCGREEGGWHCPECGGFRLRAQVVGARRTAEELGRAFPAVPVRTSGREQVLDTVPGSPALVVSTPGAEPVAEGGYAAALLLDGWAMLGRPDLRAGEEALRRWIDAAALVRGEPDGGTVVVVAEPTLRPVQALVRWDPVGHAVRELAERAELGFPPVSRMASVSGTAEGLAGFLATVELPGEAELLGPVPVTPADPGRPRRAGAPPAGEQWERALIRVPRGKGAALASALKHAQAARMARGGSARGGSGGPGSSGGGRGGGGSEAVRIRIDPPDIG, from the coding sequence GTGAGCAGCGACGACGGGCAGACGGGTGGCGGGGCCGACGGGGCGCCGCCCGAGCAGCTTGCGTTGATCCGGGATGCCGTGCGCAAGGCGCCGCGGGCCAAACCGCGGACCTGGCGCGGGGCCGCGGTCGCCCAGCACCTGCCCGTCGCACGGGTGCTCGTCGACAAGGGCGTGCTGCATCTCGACCGCTACTTCGACTACGCCGTGCCCGCGGAACTGGACGCCGACGCCCAGCCCGGGGTGCGGGTGCGCGTGCGGTTCGGGGCCGGGCGGCACCGGGTGCGGGAGGGGCGGCGCGAGGGCGGCGGGCTGATCGACGGGTTCCTCGTCGAGCGGCTGGCCGAGTCCGACTACTCGGGGCCCCTGGCGGCCCTCGCCCAAGTGGTGTCGCCCGAGATCGTGTTGAGCGAGGAGTCGCTGGGCCTGGCGCGCGCCGTCGCCGACCGGTACGCGGGAAGCCTGGCCGACGTACTGCAACTGGCCGTCCCGCCGCGCAACGCCCGCGCCGAGGGGAAACCGTCGCCCGAGCCGCTGCCCGTGCCCGAGGCGCCGGCGGTGGGGTCTTGGGCCAGGTATCCGAGAGGGCCCGCCTTCATCGAGTCGCTCGCGGGCGGCGGGGTGCCCCGGGCCGTGTGGAACGCGCTGCCGGGGCCCGGCTGGGCCGAGGAGTTGGCGCGGGCCGTGGCGGCGACGCTCGCCTCGGGGCGCGGCGCGCTCGTCGTCGTGCCCGACGGGCGGGCCGTCAGCCGGGTGGACGCGGCGCTCACCTCGGTGCTGGGGGAGGGGCGGCACGCCGTGCTGACCGCCGAGGCCGGGCCCGAGAAGCGTTACCGGCAGTGGCTGGCCGTGCGGCGCGGGTCCGTACGGGCCGTGGTGGGGACCAGGGCCGCCATGTTCGCGCCCGTACGGGATCTGGGGCTCGTGGTCATCTGGGACGACGGGGACGGCAGCCACAGCGAACCGCATGCCCCGCAGCCGCACGCCCGCGAGGTGCTGCTGTTGCGGGCCGCCCACGACAAGTGCGCTTTTCTGCTCGGGAGTTGGAGTTGCACCGTCGAGGCCGCGCAGCTCGTCGAGAGCGGCTGGGCGGCTCCGATCGTCGCCGAGCGGGAACGGGTACGCGCGGCTGCTCCGCTCGTACGGACCGTCGGCGACCAGGACCTCGCGCGCGACGAGGCGGCACGGGCCGCGCGGCTGCCCACCCTCGCCTGGCAGGCCGTGCGGGAAGGGCTGAAGTCGGGGCCCGTACTGGTACAGGTCCCGCGGCGGGGTTACGTGCCCCGCATGGCCTGTGCGCAGTGCCGGGCGCCCGCACGGTGCCGGCACTGCGCCGGACCCTTGGAGGGGCAGGACGCCGGAGGGCTCCAGTGCGGGTGGTGCGGCCGGGAGGAAGGCGGTTGGCACTGTCCCGAGTGCGGGGGGTTCCGGCTGCGGGCGCAGGTCGTGGGGGCGCGGCGGACCGCCGAGGAGCTGGGGCGCGCGTTCCCGGCCGTCCCCGTGCGGACCTCGGGCCGCGAACAGGTGCTGGACACGGTGCCGGGGTCGCCCGCGCTCGTCGTCAGTACGCCGGGCGCGGAGCCCGTGGCCGAGGGCGGCTACGCGGCGGCGCTGCTGCTCGACGGCTGGGCGATGCTCGGACGGCCGGACCTGCGGGCCGGTGAGGAGGCGCTGCGGCGGTGGATCGACGCGGCGGCGCTGGTACGGGGGGAGCCGGACGGCGGGACCGTGGTGGTCGTGGCCGAGCCGACGCTGCGGCCCGTGCAGGCGCTGGTGCGCTGGGACCCGGTCGGGCACGCGGTGCGTGAACTGGCCGAGCGGGCCGAGCTGGGGTTCCCGCCGGTGTCGCGGATGGCGTCCGTGTCCGGGACCGCGGAGGGGCTCGCCGGCTTCCTCGCCACGGTCGAACTGCCCGGCGAGGCCGAGCTGCTGGGACCGGTGCCGGTGACTCCGGCGGACCCGGGTCGGCCGCGGCGGGCGGGGGCGCCGCCCGCGGGCGAGCAGTGGGAGCGGGCGCTGATCCGGGTGCCGCGGGGGAAGGGCGCGGCGCTGGCGTCCGCGCTGAAGCATGCGCAGGCTGCCCGGATGGCTCGTGGGGGCAGTGCCCGTGGAGGGAGTGGAGGCCCCGGGAGCAGCGGGGGCGGCCGGGGTGGTGGCGGGAGCGAAGCCGTGCGGATTCGGATCGATCCGCCGGATATCGGGTGA
- the coaBC gene encoding bifunctional phosphopantothenoylcysteine decarboxylase/phosphopantothenate--cysteine ligase CoaBC codes for MDKPKVVLGVSGGIAAYKACELLRRLTESGHDVRVVPTESALHFVGAATWSALSGHPVSTEVWSDVHEVPHVRIGQGADLVVVAPATADLLAKAAHGLADDLLTNTLLTARCPVVFAPAMHTEMWEHPATQENVATLRRRGAVVVEPAVGRLTGVDTGKGRLPDPAEIFETCRRVLARGAAEPDLAGRHVLVSAGGTREPLDPVRFLGNRSSGKQGYALARTAAARGARVTLIAANTGMPDPAGVDVVQVGTAVQLREAVLKAAPDADAVVMAAAVADFRPAAYASGKIKKKDGQEPEPIVLVRNPDILAEISADRARPGQVVVGFAAETDDVLANGRAKLRRKGCDLLVVNEVGERKTFGSEENEAVVLGADGSETPVPYGPKEALAETVWDLVARRLV; via the coding sequence GTGGACAAGCCGAAGGTCGTGCTGGGGGTCAGCGGTGGCATCGCCGCCTACAAGGCGTGCGAGCTGCTGCGCCGACTGACCGAGTCGGGCCACGACGTGCGCGTCGTCCCGACGGAGTCCGCGCTGCACTTCGTCGGCGCCGCGACCTGGTCCGCCCTGTCCGGACACCCCGTCTCGACCGAGGTCTGGTCGGACGTGCACGAGGTGCCGCACGTGCGGATCGGCCAGGGCGCCGACCTGGTCGTCGTCGCCCCCGCCACCGCCGACCTGCTGGCGAAGGCCGCCCACGGCCTGGCCGACGACCTCCTCACGAACACCCTGCTCACCGCCCGCTGTCCGGTCGTCTTCGCGCCCGCCATGCACACCGAGATGTGGGAACACCCGGCCACCCAGGAGAACGTGGCGACCCTGCGCCGCCGGGGCGCCGTCGTCGTCGAACCCGCCGTGGGCCGGCTGACCGGCGTCGACACCGGCAAGGGGCGGCTGCCCGACCCCGCCGAGATCTTCGAGACCTGCCGCCGGGTGCTCGCCCGGGGAGCGGCCGAACCGGACCTCGCCGGCCGGCATGTCCTCGTCAGCGCCGGCGGCACGCGCGAGCCGCTCGACCCGGTCCGCTTCCTCGGCAACCGCTCCTCCGGAAAGCAGGGGTACGCCCTCGCGCGCACCGCCGCCGCCCGGGGCGCCCGGGTCACCCTCATCGCCGCGAACACCGGGATGCCGGACCCGGCGGGCGTCGACGTCGTCCAGGTCGGGACGGCCGTGCAGCTCCGCGAGGCCGTGCTCAAGGCCGCCCCGGACGCGGACGCCGTGGTGATGGCGGCGGCGGTGGCGGACTTCCGCCCCGCTGCATACGCGTCGGGAAAAATCAAGAAGAAGGACGGCCAGGAACCGGAGCCGATCGTTCTCGTTCGAAATCCGGACATCCTCGCGGAGATCTCGGCGGACCGCGCCCGCCCGGGCCAGGTCGTCGTCGGTTTCGCCGCCGAGACGGACGACGTGCTGGCCAACGGCCGGGCGAAGCTCCGGCGCAAGGGCTGCGACCTCCTCGTCGTCAACGAGGTCGGAGAACGCAAGACCTTCGGCTCCGAGGAGAACGAGGCGGTCGTGCTGGGCGCCGACGGAAGTGAGACCCCTGTCCCGTACGGGCCCAAGGAAGCACTGGCCGAGACTGTGTGGGACCTCGTGGCGCGCCGACTGGTGTGA
- the rpe gene encoding ribulose-phosphate 3-epimerase has product MAAQINPSILSADFARLAEEAKAVEGADWLHVDVMDNHFVPNLTLGVPVVESLARATDTPLDCHLMIEDADRWAPQYVEAGAGSVTFHVEAAAAPVRLAREIRAKGARASMALKPATPIEPYEDLLPELDMLLIMTVEPGFGGQAFLDIMLPKIRRTRELISKHGLELWLQVDGGVSASTIERCAEAGADVFVAGSAVYGAADPAQAVRALRTQAEGATAQAAWACGH; this is encoded by the coding sequence ATGGCCGCGCAGATCAACCCCAGCATCCTCTCCGCCGACTTCGCCCGCCTTGCCGAGGAGGCAAAGGCGGTGGAGGGCGCCGACTGGCTGCATGTCGACGTGATGGACAACCATTTCGTCCCCAACCTCACGCTCGGTGTGCCGGTCGTAGAGTCCCTGGCACGTGCGACGGACACACCGTTGGACTGCCATCTGATGATCGAGGACGCCGATCGGTGGGCGCCCCAGTACGTAGAAGCGGGTGCCGGTTCCGTCACCTTCCACGTCGAGGCCGCCGCCGCACCCGTGCGCCTGGCCCGCGAGATCCGGGCCAAGGGCGCCCGCGCCTCCATGGCGCTGAAGCCCGCGACCCCCATCGAGCCGTACGAGGATCTGCTGCCCGAGCTGGACATGCTGCTGATCATGACCGTCGAGCCCGGCTTCGGCGGCCAGGCGTTTCTCGACATCATGCTTCCGAAGATCCGCCGCACCCGCGAGTTGATCAGCAAGCACGGTCTCGAACTGTGGCTGCAGGTCGACGGCGGGGTCTCCGCCTCCACCATCGAGCGCTGCGCCGAGGCGGGAGCCGATGTCTTCGTCGCCGGCTCGGCCGTCTACGGCGCCGCCGACCCCGCCCAGGCGGTACGTGCATTGCGCACCCAGGCCGAGGGGGCGACGGCCCAGGCAGCATGGGCATGCGGCCACTGA
- a CDS encoding sugar-binding transcriptional regulator, translating into MNSSEEIAVSGMSAGRSAMRMGPAELVQAAAMARRFYLEGKSKIQIAEEFGVSRFKVARVLETALERDLVRIEIRVPAELDAERSDALRARYGLRHAVVVESPAEAEESPDPENLGEVAADLLGELVAEGDVLGLAWGRSTIHMAAALDRLPPCTVVQLTGVYDAGTAERGSVEAVRRAAQVSGGDAHPIYAPMLLPDVATAAALRSQTGIARAFEYFDKVTVACVSIGSWEAGISTVHDMLTEEERAHYASLGVEAEMSAHLFDVEGRRVGRDLGERCITVEADRLRRIPEVVAIAGGQRKSGAIDAVLRSGLVTSLVTDTAAADALMTTGPAPRPALDRADPDGL; encoded by the coding sequence GTGAACAGCAGTGAGGAGATCGCCGTGTCGGGTATGTCGGCGGGCCGGTCAGCCATGCGGATGGGACCCGCTGAGCTGGTGCAGGCGGCGGCCATGGCCCGCCGCTTCTACCTTGAGGGCAAGTCCAAGATCCAGATCGCCGAGGAGTTCGGCGTCAGCCGCTTCAAGGTGGCCCGGGTCCTGGAGACCGCCCTCGAACGGGATCTCGTGAGGATCGAGATCCGTGTCCCCGCGGAGCTGGACGCGGAGCGCTCCGACGCGCTGCGCGCCCGCTACGGGCTGCGGCATGCCGTCGTCGTGGAGTCCCCGGCCGAGGCCGAGGAGTCGCCCGACCCGGAGAACCTCGGCGAGGTGGCCGCCGACCTGCTCGGGGAACTGGTCGCCGAGGGCGACGTGCTCGGTCTCGCCTGGGGCCGCTCCACCATCCACATGGCCGCGGCGCTCGACCGGCTGCCGCCGTGCACGGTGGTGCAACTGACGGGTGTCTACGACGCCGGGACGGCCGAGCGCGGCTCGGTCGAGGCCGTCCGCCGGGCCGCCCAGGTCTCCGGCGGCGACGCCCACCCCATCTACGCGCCGATGCTCCTGCCGGACGTGGCCACCGCGGCCGCGCTGCGCAGCCAGACGGGGATCGCCCGGGCCTTCGAGTACTTCGACAAGGTCACCGTGGCCTGTGTGTCCATCGGATCCTGGGAGGCCGGGATCTCGACGGTGCACGACATGCTCACCGAGGAGGAGCGCGCGCACTACGCGTCCCTCGGGGTCGAGGCCGAGATGTCCGCGCACCTCTTCGACGTCGAGGGCCGCCGGGTCGGGCGGGACCTGGGGGAGCGGTGCATCACCGTCGAGGCCGACCGGCTGCGGCGGATCCCCGAGGTCGTCGCGATCGCCGGGGGACAGCGCAAGTCGGGCGCCATCGACGCGGTACTGCGGTCCGGGCTCGTCACCAGCCTGGTGACGGACACGGCGGCCGCGGACGC
- a CDS encoding RsmB/NOP family class I SAM-dependent RNA methyltransferase: MSEQTRRPRQQGKPYRRPKKDPVRMLAFDALRAVDERDAYANLVLPPLLRKAREEGDFDGRDAALATELVYGTLRRQGTYDAVISACVDRPLREVDPPVLDVLSLGAHQLLGTRIPTHAAVSATVDLARIVLGDGRAKFVNAVLRKISRQELDAWIEQVAPPYDEDPEDHLAVVHSHPRWIVSALWDSLGGGRAGIEDLLEADNERPEVTLVARPGRATADGILGEVGEETALPGRWSPYAVRLSEGGEPGAIDAVREGRAGVQDEGSQLVAIALANAPLDGPDKAWLDGCAGPGGKAAMLAGLAAERGAVLLASEKQPHRAKLVAKALAGNPGPYQVIAADGTRPPWRPGTFDRVLMDVPCTGLGALRRRPEARWRRRPTDLDGFAPLQRGLLRTALDSVRIGGVVGYATCSPHLAETRAVVNDVLKEKDAELIDARPLFVDVPALGEGPDVQLWPHVHGTDAMYLALIRRTG, encoded by the coding sequence GTGAGTGAGCAGACTCGTCGGCCCCGTCAGCAGGGCAAGCCCTATCGTCGTCCCAAGAAGGACCCGGTGCGGATGCTTGCCTTCGATGCTTTGCGGGCGGTGGACGAGAGGGACGCGTATGCGAATCTCGTGCTGCCGCCTCTGCTGCGGAAGGCCCGGGAAGAGGGCGACTTCGACGGGCGCGACGCGGCACTGGCGACGGAGCTGGTGTACGGGACACTGCGCAGGCAGGGGACGTACGACGCGGTCATCTCCGCATGCGTCGACCGGCCGCTGCGCGAGGTCGACCCGCCGGTCCTGGACGTGCTGAGCCTGGGCGCGCATCAATTGCTCGGGACGCGGATCCCGACGCACGCCGCCGTGTCCGCGACCGTCGACCTCGCGCGGATCGTGCTCGGCGACGGGCGCGCGAAGTTCGTCAACGCCGTGCTCCGCAAGATCTCCCGGCAGGAACTGGACGCCTGGATCGAGCAGGTCGCACCGCCCTACGACGAGGACCCCGAGGACCATCTCGCGGTCGTGCACTCGCATCCGCGGTGGATCGTTTCGGCGCTCTGGGACTCGCTGGGCGGCGGGCGCGCCGGCATCGAGGATCTGCTGGAGGCCGACAACGAACGGCCCGAGGTGACCCTCGTGGCCAGGCCGGGCCGTGCCACCGCCGACGGGATCCTCGGCGAGGTCGGTGAGGAGACCGCGCTGCCGGGGCGCTGGTCGCCGTACGCGGTGCGGCTGTCCGAGGGCGGGGAGCCGGGAGCCATCGACGCCGTACGCGAAGGACGGGCCGGCGTCCAGGACGAGGGCAGCCAGCTCGTGGCGATCGCTCTCGCGAACGCGCCCCTCGACGGACCCGACAAGGCATGGCTCGACGGATGCGCGGGACCGGGCGGCAAGGCGGCCATGCTCGCCGGGCTCGCCGCCGAGCGCGGGGCCGTGCTGCTCGCCTCCGAGAAGCAGCCGCACCGCGCCAAACTGGTCGCGAAGGCACTCGCCGGGAACCCCGGGCCGTACCAGGTGATCGCCGCCGACGGGACCCGGCCGCCGTGGCGCCCGGGGACCTTCGACCGCGTACTGATGGACGTGCCCTGCACCGGCCTCGGTGCCCTGCGGCGGCGGCCCGAGGCGCGCTGGCGGCGCCGGCCCACGGACCTGGACGGGTTCGCGCCGTTGCAGCGCGGGCTGCTGCGCACCGCGCTCGACTCGGTGCGGATCGGCGGTGTCGTCGGGTACGCCACCTGCTCGCCGCACCTCGCCGAGACCCGGGCCGTGGTCAACGATGTGCTCAAGGAGAAGGACGCCGAACTGATCGACGCCCGTCCGCTCTTCGTGGACGTCCCGGCCCTGGGGGAGGGCCCTGACGTCCAGCTGTGGCCGCATGTGCACGGGACGGACGCCATGTATCTGGCGCTGATCCGCCGGACCGGCTGA